A section of the Micromonas commoda chromosome 14, complete sequence genome encodes:
- a CDS encoding predicted protein encodes MSVVRAASTEPKIESVAAAVPSDAFLPDGLYCVDNTQTIRRKTRTVTIGKVKMGSDHPIVRQTMTTSDTRDVEATVAEVKKCADAGAEMVRITVQGMQEAKACAEIKKRLVEDGYDTPLIADIHFAPKVAMMVAECFDKIRVNPGNFADGRKKFEDILYETDEEYNAEIEEIEKIFTPLVLKCKERGVAMRIGTNHGSLSARTLSRYGDTPAGMVESAFEFARICRKHDYHNFVFSMKASNPLVMVQAYRLLAHEMYKLGWDYPLHLGVTEAGEGEDGRMKSSIGIGALLLDGLGDTIRVSLTEASHLEMEPCTRLRDVGHKAAQEKWGVDKFEEKGRDFKDFARRASDLPVQKEDDAIDLRNILHRDGSVLSAVTPAQLASEDPFYRDLGAKLAVGMPLRDIATSDSILLTEVPEASDEKAMRSIRRLQEIGVGVVADVAQLAERPVDNAVALVAAKDATSAAVPDCAARVAVVFDGTETEEEVKAALGVDPVMALIKCAADVSRLHASRRLFTNILAAGSSVPVIHHIQFTDADVKDDIVIQSGSQVGGLLCDGLGDGVLIEHPTAELDYLRRTSFGLLQGSRMRNTKTEYVSCPSCGRTLFDLQEVTAAISERTGHLPGVAIAVMGCIVNGPGEMADADFGYVGGAPGKIDLYVGKEVVKRGIDNDTACDELIQLIKDHGRWVDKEEEEEAVAA; translated from the exons ATGTCCGtggtccgcgcggcgagcaccgagCCCAAGAtcgagagcgtcgcggcggcggtccccTCCGACGCCTTCCTCCCCGACGGTCTCTACTGCGTGGACAACACCCAGACCATCCGCAGGAAGACCAG GACCGTCACCATCGGCAAGGTCAAGATGGGCTCCGACCACCCCATCGTCCGCCAGACGATGACCACCTCCGacacgcgcgacgtcgaggccaccgtcgccgag GTGAAGAagtgcgccgacgccggcgccgagatGGTCCGCATCACCGTCCAGGGTATgcaggaggccaaggcgtgCGCCGAGATCAAgaagcgcctcgtcgaggacgggtACGACACGCCCCTCATCGCCGACATCCACTTCGCGCCCAAGGTGGCCATGATGGTCGCCGAGTGCTTCGACAAGATCCGCGTCAACCCCGGTAACTTCGCGGACGGGCGGAAGAAGTTCGAGGACATCCTGTacgagacggacgaggagtACAACGCCGAGATTGAGGAGATCGAGAAGATCTTCACGCCGCTCGTGCTCAAGTGcaaggagcgcggcgtcgccatgcGCATCGGCACCAACCACGGTTCCCTCTCCGCCAGGACCCTCTCCCGCTACGGCGATACCCCCGCGGGCATGGTCGAGTCCGCGTTCGAGTTTGCCCGCATCTGCCGCAAGCACGACTACCACAACTTTGTCTTCTCCATGAAGGCGTCCAACCCGCTGGTGATGGTGCAGGCGTACCGACTCCTCGCGCACGAGATGTACAAGCTCGGCTGGGACTACCCGCTTCACCTGGGCGTgaccgaggctggcgagggcgaggacggacgCATGAAGTCCTCCATCGGCATCGGCGCcctgctcctcgacggcctcggcgacacCATCCGCGTCTCCCTCACCGAAGCTTCGCACCTCGAGATGGAGCCTTGCACCCGCCTCAGGGACGTCGGCCACAAAGCCGCCCAAGAGAAGTGGGGCGTCGACAAGTTCGAGGAGAAGGGTCGCGACTTTAAGGAtttcgcgcgtcgcgcgtccgaTCTCCCGGTCCagaaggaggacgacgccatcgacctCAGGAACatcctccaccgcgacggctcgGTCCTCTCCGCCGTCACCCCGGCGCAACTCGCGTCGGAGGATCCCTTTTACCGCGATCTCGGAGCCAAGCTCGCGGTGGGCATGCCCCTCCGCGACATCGCAACCTCCGACTCCATCCTCCTCACCGAGGTCCCCGAGGCCAGCGACGAGAAGGCGATGCGAtcgatccgccgcctccaggagattggcgtcggcgtggtgGCCGACgtcgcacagctggcggagCGTCCGGTGGacaacgccgtcgccctcgtcgccgccaaggacgcgacgtccgcggctgTGCCcgactgcgccgcgcgcgtcgccgtcgtcttcgacggcaccgagaccgaggaggaggtcaaggctgcgctcggcgtggaTCCCGTCATGGCCCTCATCAagtgcgcggcggacgtctcCCGCCTTCACGCGTCTCGCCGCCTGTTCACGaacatcctcgccgcgggatcgTCCGTGCCGGTGATTCACCACATCCAgttcaccgacgccgacgtcaagGACGACATCGTCATCCAGTCGGGCTCCCAGGTTGGCGGCCTGCTCtgcgacggcctcggcgacggcgtcctcatCGAGCACCCcaccgcggagctcgactACCTTCGCCGCACCTCCTTCGGCCTCCTCCAGGGTTCGCGCATGCGCAACACCAAGACGGAGTACGTCTCGTGCCCGTCCTGCGGCCGCACGCTCTTCGACCTGCAGGAGGTgaccgccgccatctccgaGCGCACCGGGcacctccccggcgtcgccatcgcggtcATGGGCTGCATCGTGAACGGCCCGGGCGAGATGGCCGACGCGGATTTCGGCTACGTCGGCGGAGCGCCTGGTAAGATTGACCTCTACGTCGGGAAGGAGGTGGTGAAGAGGGGCATCGACAACGACACGGCGTGCGATGAGCTCATCCAGCTCATCAAGGACCACGGGAGGTGGGTggacaaggaggaggaggaggaggcggtggcggcctAA
- a CDS encoding predicted protein, with protein sequence MAFTVGAPVRLVVRAAKHVNPKATKHHTKTRPKKHTPSDRNRKKVEYPALKPEEIPPLMTVISK encoded by the exons ATGGCTttcaccgtcggcgcccccgtccgcCTCGTTGTCCGTGCCGCCAAGCACGTCAACCCCAAGGCCACCAAGCACCACACCAAGACCCGCCCCAAGAAG CACACCCCGTCGGACCGCAACCGCAAGAAGGTGGAGTACCCCGCGCTCAAGCCCGAGGAGATCCCGCCGCTCATGACCGTCATCTCCAAGTAA
- a CDS encoding predicted protein, whose protein sequence is MRRALVAAVRFALANAPAPSRDPVAALPRWHRIPPLASSGGTGSFSNLPRAERAGWSARRHLATSTCAWRDVARDTRGDGGARRGKPGGGGGGGRGGSGGFGGGGGGGRDSDAPSRTRARPSKKPSSSFGGKKKSGAPMALPDRFAALATREAELEGADPPIPGDTPGRPDGAGAQSKSKSKSKQRRKEAGGPIEILSGSTIAEVARALKSSAGAVEKALADLGESAASAEEVLSDDLVELLAMELGLEIVVKHDPSTASAKGGAHPATVDPPRRAVVAVMGHVDHGKTTLLDTLRSSSVAASEAGGITQHIGAFVVNLSNGGELVFLDTPGHAAFSAMRQRGAKCTDVAVLVCAADDGVMPQTREAAAHIQAANCRYVVAITKCDAPGADPSRVRDELIAAGIPLEQSGGDVQCVDVSAVSGQGMEDLEMALFLEAEAMNLRAPTDCDGAGVVLEARKDPSRGAVVTGLLRRGSLEVGACVVAGAQFGRVRKLVGYGGVETDTIGPSEPFELAGLRGVPLAGDPIQRVGSEDRARRVARAREARATQARLDALAADAGLDAGTPRAFELEHTHAPVGARGKAAVAKMRRKSRLRGGDVDASQLDDDDDDDLLDALDDDDDASGTNRDLCCIVKADVQGTAEAVRDAVLTLGSPAVGVKVVYVGVGPVTESDVSLAAAIGGPILAFNVREPPSGIAAQAKRLGVPVVERKVIYHLLDAVGEMLGDRAPERLVESVAGEAEVRAVFDLSGRRGNKADVVAGCLVNLGALDGSERFRVMRDGAPAHEGLLECESIRRHKLEVTTVGKGTDCGVSLRWGAVEVRVGDVLQCVKMVKKKAGVERVATGGARVLDA, encoded by the coding sequence atgcgacgcgcgttggtcgccgcggtgcgcttCGCGCTTGCcaacgcgcccgccccgtcgcgcgatcccgtcgccgcgctcccgcgCTGGCATCGGATCCCGCCTCTCGCGAGTTCGGGCGGCACCGGATCCTTTTCCAATCTTCCGCGggccgaacgcgcgggatggtccgcgcgccgccacctcgcgacgtcgacgtgcgcgtggagggacgtcgcgagggatacccgcggggacggcggtgCGAGGCGCGGTAAGccaggcggcggggggggcgggggcagAGGGGGATCCGGCGGTTTCGGAGGGGGTGGGGGTGGAGGTCGGGACTCGGATGCCCCGTCGCGtacgcgcgctcggccctCCAAGaagccgtcgtcctccttcgGCGGGAAGAAGAAATCcggcgcgccgatggcgctCCCCGATCgtttcgccgcgctcgccacgagggaggcggagctcgagggtgccgacccGCCGATCCCCGGGGATACCCCCGGACggcccgacggcgcgggcgcccaaTCCAAATCCAAATCCAAATCCAAGCAGAGGCGGAAGGAAGCCGGCGGCCCGATCGAGATCCTCTCCGGCTCGAccatcgccgaggtcgccagGGCGCTCAAGTCGTCCGCCGGTGCGGTCGAGAAagcgctcgcggacctcggcgagtccgcggcgagcgccgaggaggttCTATCGGACGATCTCGTCGAACTTCTCGCGATGGAGCTCGGGCTCGAGATCGTCGTCAAACACGACccgtcgaccgcgtcggcgaaagGTGGGGCCCATCCGGCGACGGTCGATCCCCCGagacgcgccgtcgtcgccgtgatGGGCCACGTCGACCACGGCAAGACCACGCTGCTGGACACCCTTCGTtcgtcctccgtcgccgcgagcgaggcgggcgggatCACGCAGCAcatcggcgcgttcgtcgtgaACCTCTCCAACGGAGGCGAGCTCGTCTTCCTCGACACCCCGGGGCAcgcggccttctcggcgatgCGCCAGAGGGGCGCGAAGTGCACGGatgtcgccgtcctcgtgtgcgcggcggacgacggggtGATGCCgcagacgcgcgaggcggcggcgcacatcCAGGCGGCCAACTGCAGGTACGTCGTGGCGATAACCAAAtgcgacgcccccggcgcggatccgtcgcgagtccgcgacgagctcatcgccgcgggaaTTCCTTTGGAGCagagcggcggggacgtgcaGTGCGTGGACGTGAGCGCGGTGTCGGGTCAGGGCATGGAGGACCTCGAGATGGCGCTCttcctcgaggcggaggcgatgaaCCTTCGGGCGCCCACGGAttgcgacggcgccggtgtcgTCTTGGAGGCGAGGAAAGacccgagccgcggcgccgtggtcaCCGGGttgctccgccgcggctcgctcgaggtgggcgcgtgcgtcgtcgcgggggcgcagTTCGGGCGGGTTCGCAAACTCGTCGgctacggcggcgtcgagacgGACACGATCGGCCCGAGCGAGCCGTTCGAGCTGGCGGGTTTGAGGGGCGTCCCGTTGGCGGGTGACCCGATTCAACGCGTGGGGTCGGAGGAtcgcgcgagacgcgtcgcgcgcgccagggaggcgcgcgcgacgcaggcgaggctcgacgccctcgccgcggatgccgggctcgacgccggtaccccgcgcgccttcgagctcgagcacacgcacgcgccggtgggcgcgcgaggtaaggcggcggtggcgaagaTGCGGAGAAAGTCGAGGcttcggggcggcgacgtcgacgcgtcacagctggacgacgacgacgacgacgacctcctcgacgcgctcgacgacgacgacgacgcgtcagGTACCAACAGGGACCTTTGCTGCATCGTCAAGGCTGACGTGCagggcaccgcggaggctgtCCGCGACGCGGTTTTGACTCTCGGTtcccccgccgtcggcgttaAAGTCGTGTACGTGGGCGTGGGTCCGGTGACGGAATCTgacgtctccctcgccgccgccatcggcggcCCGATCCTCGCGTTCAACGTCCGCGAACCCCCTTCGGGtatcgccgcgcaggcgaagCGCTTGGGCGTCCCGGTCGTGGAGCGCAAGGTGATAtaccacctcctcgacgcggtgggcgagATGTTGGGTGACAGGGCGCCGGAGCGTCTCGTGgagtccgtcgcgggcgaggctgAGGTGCGCGCGGTGTTCGACCTCTCCGGCCGACGGGGGAACAAGGCGGACGTCGTGGCCGGGTGCCTGGTGAACTTGGGCGCGCTGGACGGGTCGGAGAGGTTCAGGGTCATGCGagacggcgcgcccgcgcacgaGGGTCTGCTCGAGTGCGAGAGCATCCGGCGGCACAAGCTGGAGGTGACCACGGTGGGCAAGGGGACGGACTGCGGGGTGAGTCTGCGGTGGGGAGCGGTGGAGGTGAGGGTCGGGGACGTGTTGCAGTGCGTCAAGATGGTGAAGAAGAAGGCTGGGGTGGAGCGCGTGGCgacggggggcgcgagggtgctcGACGCGTGA
- a CDS encoding predicted protein, whose amino-acid sequence MSDEGRADTSSMLFSVHKHLQARCADRSAAYLACKKNDQNPAACLEEGAKVTGCMLDLLKELKGKCPDTLNKYAACMDYRSNQFTKCRAEQAAFEKECPI is encoded by the coding sequence ATGAGCGACGAAGGGCGCGCGGACACGAGCAGCATGCTCTTCAGCGTCCACAAGCACCTCCAGGCGCGCTGCGCGGATCGCAGCGCGGCCTACCTGGCGTGCAAGAAGAACGATCAGAACCCGGCCGCGTgcctcgaggagggcgccaagGTGACCGGGTGCATGCTCGACCTcctcaaggagctcaaggggAAGTGCCCGGACACGCTCAACAAGTACGCGGCGTGCATGGACTACAGGAGCAACCAGTTCACGAAGTGCAgggcggagcaggcggcgtTCGAGAAGGAGTGCCCCATCTGA
- a CDS encoding predicted protein, translating to MGGVLGRPSRGLPDNPRYLPPGRYVRDVRDGDVLVLCSADAPLNLTVVPGRHPDDDGAWLGTSNERGENDPEYALVRGASAGAGGLVGSVVVDMRGRWATLRSPAAGDRYLLVDELARARDFERLESTGRRGGASSSARGDRNLMGLRFRERRRARRSACWGVEHLGEGDRAIVILRNRETPELCLRAVGPHPRTKSAAAVVLADFLREELASQMETRARLLALERSIDVERDVALEKLVAIRREHLAKSRALVHARRREGMLDAEQFLDGLTGVVDALRDQVKGASAEPFNAGSGGTRGNARGGNARGARGALGFGIDDDDDDDEEEAAGASPQSDDAASHRAKHRGPNRPSSGRSKPPPTAAPTEGWRVDADHLARVSKCWDLDVVEFRERLRERDIDDDAVASLQEAIRESAYEHFVVTGMRRYLLNRDGAGDGWEGGGFGEDSEDEDDAVDDDASMMTGSIVSSPGSRSVVSRISSGDNLAKRAKAEERRERRAARRAALRARIRAGGAAVDFRRFKVGSLRDQLERSGVDSGPLAMLVHSLAHAMREGRPKKRRGGFLGRLARNILRGSDSSDDDEQTKDKRGDAAAGGRAKKPPSETEDDGDAMDGDSFVRSGETFRTVLAQEKLSTLSGFVRAEERVRGEHATTYEHRAPVAAGPGLDAARVRRDALRAAAAAAANAARDLRANPSHDPETAAVVNFVGGLSLDDLRQELEGHSLLARGLDECVEALLETEWVGGVDGYVERRGERERALRHITVDAFRKRLERHGLEGSMLELNLVTNALARTLVDEGAARVANAEKRRLSSGAALTNASPRQPKTPRPTRIAGS from the coding sequence ATGGGCGGTGTCCTGGGGCGCCCCAGTCGGGGCCTCCCGGATAACCCCCGCTACCTCCCGCCCGGACGATACGTCAGGGACgtacgcgacggcgacgtgctcgtgctctgctccgcggacgcgcccctGAACCTCaccgtcgtccccgggcgacaccccgacgacgatggcgcaTGGCTCGGGACTTCaaacgaacgcggcgagaaCGACCCCGAGtacgccctcgtccgcggcgcgtccgcgggcgccggcggcctGGTCGGGAGCGTGGTGGTGGACATGCGAGGACGCTGGGCGACGCTTcgatcgcccgcggcgggggatcggtacctcctcgtcgacgagctcgcgcgagcCCGCGACTTCGAGCGTCTCGAGAGCacggggcgacgaggaggcgcgtcgtcatccgcgcgAGGGGATCGCAACCTCATGGGACTGCGCttccgcgagcggcgccgcgcgcgacgatccgcgTGCTGGGGGGTCGAGCACCTaggcgagggcgaccgcgcgatCGTCATCCTGCGCAACCGCGAAACTCCCGAGCTCtgcctccgcgcggtgggTCCCCATCCCAGGACCaaatccgccgcggcggtggtgctcgccgactttctccgcgaggagctcgcgtcgcagatggagacgcgcgcgcggctcctGGCGTTGGAGCGGTCCATCGACGTGGagcgggacgtcgcgctggaGAAACTCGTCGCCATTCGCCGCGAACACTTAGCCAAGTCGCGGGCGCTGgttcacgcgcgacgccgcgagggcatGCTCGACGCGGAACAATTCCTCGACGGCCTCACCGGCGTGGTGGACGCCCTGCGGGATCAGGtgaagggcgcgagcgcggagccGTTCAACGCGGGGTCCGGGGGGACGAGGGGGAACGCGAGGGGGGGGAACgcgaggggggcgcgcggcgcgctcgggtttggaatcgacgacgacgacgacgacgacgaggaagaagcggcgggcgcgtcgccccaatcggacgacgccgcctcgcatCGGGCGAAACACCGCGGTCCGAACCGTCCATCCTCTGGACGGTCCAAACCGcctcccaccgccgcgccgaccgaGGGTTGGCGCGTAGACGCCGACCACCTCGCGAGGGTGAGCAAGTGCTgggacctcgacgtcgtcgaatTTCGCGAGCGGCTGAGGGAGcgcgacatcgacgacgacgcggtggcgagttTACAGGAGGCGATCCGCGAGAGCGCGTACGAGCACTTCGTGGTGACGGGCATGCGACGGTACCTGCTGAACcgggacggggcgggcgacgggtgGGAGGGTGGCGGCTTTGGGGAGGATTCggaagacgaagacgacgcggtcgacgacgacgcttcGATGATGACCGGGTCCATCGTCAGCTCTCCCGGCTCGCGAAGCGTCGTGTCCAGGATATCCAGCGGCGATAacctcgcgaagcgcgccaaggcggaggagaggcgggagcgcagggcggcgcgaagggcggcgctcagggctcgcatccgcgcgggtggcgcggcggTTGATTTTCGCAGGTTCAAGGTTGGAAGCCTGCGGGATCAGCTCGAGCGCAGCGGCGTGGACTCCGGGCCGCTGGCGATGCTGGTGCACTCGCTGGCGCACGCGATGCGCGAGGGTAGGCCCAAgaagcggcggggcgggttcCTCGGTCGTCTGGCTCGGAACATACTCCGCGGGAGCGACTCctcagacgacgacgagcagaCGAAAGACaagcggggcgacgccgccgccgggggacgggcgaagaagccgccctcggagacggaggacgacggggacgccaTGGACGGGGACTCGTTCGTTCGCTCGGGTGAAACCTTCCGAACCGTGTTGGCGCAGGAGAAACTGTCCACTTTGTCCGGCTTtgtccgcgcggaggagcgtgTTCGCGGGGAAcacgcgacgacgtacgAGCATcgcgctcccgtcgccgccgggccgggtctggacgccgcgagggttcgacgcgacgccctccgcgccgccgccgccgccgcggcgaacgccgcgcgcgacctccGCGCGAATCCGTCGCACgacccggagacggcggctgTGGTCAATTTCGTCGGCGGGCTCTCGCTCGACGACCTCCGGCAGGAGCTGGAGGGGCACTCGCTGCTGGCCAGGGGCCTCGACGAGTGCGTGGAGGCGCTCCTGGAGACGGAGTgggtcgggggcgtcgacgggtaCGTGGAGCGcaggggcgagcgcgagcgcgcgctgcgacACATCACCGTGGACGCCTTTCGAAAACGGTTGGAACGGCACGGATTGGAAGGGAGCATGCTCGAGCTGAACCTGGTgacgaacgcgctcgcgaggacgctcgtggacgagggagcggcgagggtggcCAACGCGGAGAAGAGGCGGCTCtccagcggcgccgcgctgaccaACGCGTCGCCCAGGCAGCCCaagacgccgaggccgacgcgaATCGCCGGGTCGTAG